A DNA window from Amphiprion ocellaris isolate individual 3 ecotype Okinawa chromosome 8, ASM2253959v1, whole genome shotgun sequence contains the following coding sequences:
- the ints11 gene encoding integrator complex subunit 11, with the protein MPEINVTPLGAGQDVGRSCILVSIGGKNIMLDCGMHMGYNDDRRFPDFSYITQNGRLTDFLDCVIISHFHLDHCGALPYMSEMVGYDGPIYMTHPTKAICPILLEDFRKITVDKKGETNFFTSQMIKDCMKKVVPLNLHQTVQVDDELEIKAYYAGHVLGAAMVHIKVGSESVVYTGDYNMTPDRHLGAAWIDKCRPDILISESTYATTIRDSKRCRERDFLKKVHETIERGGKVLIPVFALGRAQELCILLETFWERMNLKAPIYFSTGLTEKANHYYKLFITWTNQKIRKTFVQRNMFEFKHIKAFDRSYADNPGPMVVFATPGMLHAGQSLQIFKKWAGNEKNMVIMPGYCVQGTIGHKILNGQRKLEMEGRATLDVKLQVEYMSFSAHADAKGIMQLIRMAEPRNMLLVHGEAVKMEFLKGKIEQEFSIDCYMPANGETATVTTNPSVPVDISLNLLKREMALGGPLPDPKKPRTMHGTLIMKENSLKLVSSEQALKELGLNEHQLRFTCRVQLQDPHSDPDTLHRIYTHLKSVLKGYTIQHLPDGTVMVESIVIKVSSSAEDTNAKVLLLSWSYQDEDLGSFLSTLLKKGLPSGLC; encoded by the exons ATGCCTGAAATTAACGTAACACCGCTCG GTGCTGGACAGGATGTCGGCCGTAGCTGCATCCTTGTCTCTATCGGAGGCAAAAACATCATGCTGGACTGTGGGATGCACATGGGATACAACGATGAT AGACGTTTCCCAGACTTTTCTTATATAACCCAGAACGGACGTCTGACAGACTTTTTGGACTGTGTGATCATCAG CCATTTCCACTTGGACCACTGTGGTGCTCTGCCCTACATGAGTGAGATGGTGGGCTATGATGGACCCATCTACATGACCCATCCCACCAAGGCCATCTGTCCCATTTTACTGGAAGATTTCCGGAAAATCACAGTTGACAAAAAGGGAGAAACCAACTTCTTCACGTCACAGATGATCAAAGACTGCATGAAGAAAGTGGTTCCTTTGAACCTCCACCAAACTGTCCAG GTGGATGATGAGCTGGAGATCAAGGCGTACTATGCAGGCCATGTCCTGGGAGCTGCCATGGTGCACATCAAAGTGGGATCGGAGTCTGTGGTTTACACT GGAGACTATAACATGACACCAGACAGACATTTAGG AGCTGCATGGATCGATAAGTGCCGTCCGGACATCCTCATTTCAGAATCTACATATGCCACCACCATCCGCGACTCAAAAAGATGCAGAGAGAGGGACTTTCTGAAGAAAGTGCACGAAACCATAGAAAGAGGGGGaaag GTTCTCATTCCAGTTTTTGCTCTTGGACGAGCACAAGAACTCTGCATCCTCTTGGAAACATTCTG GGAGAGAATGAACCTGAAGGCCCCAATCTACTTCTCCACCGGGCTGACGGAGAAAGCTAATCATTACTACAAGCTTTTCATAACTTGGACCAACCAGAAGATTCGAAAAACCTTTGTACAGAGAAACATGTTTGAATTTAAGCACATCAAGGCTTTTGATCGCTCCTATGCTGATAATCCTGGACCTATG GTGGTGTTTGCCACACCGGGGATGCTGCATGCTGGTCAGTCTTTGCAGATATTCAAGAAATGGGCAGGCAATGAGAAGAACATG GTAATCATGCCTGGGTATTGTGTACAAGGAACAATCGGTCATAAGATCCTAAATGGGCAGAGGAAGCTGGAGATGGAAGGAAGAGCCACA TTGGATGtgaagctgcaggtggagtACATGTCCTTCAGCGCGCATGCAGATGCAAAGGGCATCATGCAGCTCATTCGGATGGCGGAGCCTCGCAACATGCTGCTGGTACACGGGGAGGCAGTAAAAATGGAGTTCCTCAAGGGCAAGATTGAGCAGGAGTTCA GCATCGACTGTTACATGCCGGCCAACGGAGAAACAGCGACGGTAACGACTAACCCCAGCGTACCCGTGGATATCTCACTCAACCTGCTGAAGAGGGAGATGGCCCTTGGAG GGCCCCTGCCGGATCCTAAAAAACCTCGCACCATGCATGGAACCCTGAtcatgaaagaaaat AGTCTGAAGCTGGTGTCGTCGGAGCAGGCCCTGAAGGAGCTGGGCCTCAACGAACATCAGTTACGCTTCACCTGCCGCGTGCAGCTCCAAGACCCGCACAGCGACCCTGACACACTCCACAGAATCTACACACACCTCAAGAG TGTGTTGAAAGGTTACACCATCCAGCACCTCCCTGATGGCACAGTCATGGTGGAGTCTATCGTCATCAAAGTCTCTTCCTCTGCCGAAGACACTAACGCCAAAGTCTTGCTGCTTTCCTGGAGTTATCAG GACGAAGACCTGGGGAGCTTCCTCTCCACTCTGCTGAAAAAGGGGCTTCCATCTGGACTCTGCTGA
- the ubxn10 gene encoding UBX domain-containing protein 10 translates to MHLTRPKSSKGRNRPAVNSNSSMYAGEAGSIQRPPSSPVCSRPDRNLRSRSQPTMWPPGQLSQDQVFHILRHAPAAPPQSLNKYKVLPSIERRRSEVSPGTSLDKNMSRLSLSDDTVTQTCRSEGDLRVWPKRPDAAPKAAEEARGSGSLLLAVRAPCGRRFQQHFDPTDTLHTVRSSAEVRYGDRYGEAFIETMDVPRRTFTDLDMTLAQCGIVNRSVLCISQNNDSEVEHE, encoded by the coding sequence ATGCATTTAACAAGGCCAAAGTCCTCCAAAGGGCGAAACAGACCGGCTGTAAACAGCAACAGCTCCATGTATGCAGGTGAAGCAGGCAGTATCCAGAGGCCGCCCAGTTCTCCTGTGTGCAGCAGGCCGGACAGAAACCTCCGCTCCCGGTCTCAGCCGACAATGTGGCCGCCTGGCCAGCTGAGCCAGGATCAGGTCTTTCACATACTGCGACACGCTCCTGCAGCTCCGCCACAGTCCCTCAACAAGTACAAGGTCCTTCCATCCATAGAGAGGAGGCGTTCAGAGGTAAGTCCGGGGACGAGCCTGGATAAAAACATGTCCAGGCTCAGTCTGTCGGATGATACTGTGACCCAGACCTGCAGATCCGAAGGGGACCTCCGAGTCTGGCCAAAGCGCCCCGACGCAGCGCCAAAAGCAGCCGAAGAGGCCAGAGGCAGCGGAAGTCTGCTGCTTGCTGTCAGAGCACCGTGTGGTAGGAGGTTTCAGCAGCACTTTGACCCCACAGACACTCTACATACGGTGAGGAGCAGCGCAGAGGTCAGGTATGGAGACAGGTACGGAGAGGCTTTCATAGAGACCATGGATGTGCCCCGCAGGACCTTCACAGACCTGGACATGACTCTGGCACAGTGTGGCATCGTGAACAGATCAGTGCTGTGCATCTCTCAGAATAATGACAGCGAGGTGGAACATGAGTGA
- the cptp gene encoding ceramide-1-phosphate transfer protein, producing MAGSVASDDQKFCLTEVLDTFKLCLSENKEVYLEQYVAGWRGLVKFLNSLGSVFGFISKDAVNKIQVLVNYLNGENGSQYITVQSMVKYELDNELVDLTKRGSHPESGCRTLLRLHRALRWLELFLERLRTSTEDSKTSVMCAESYNESLALHHPWVVRKAAGMAFLVLPGRPAFFEVMNVGPPEQVVAMLGEALPLISEVYQITEELYAQHLLLDLP from the exons ATGGCTGGTTCTGTGGCTTCAGACGACCAAAAATTCTGCTTAACGGAGGTGCTTGACACTTTTAAGTTGTGTCTGTCGGAAAATAAAGAAGTCTATCTTGAACAGTACGTCGCTGGCTGGCGTGGACTTGTGAA GTTTCTGAATAGCCTGGGAAGCGTCTTTGGCTTCATTTCAAAAGATGCTGTCAACAAGATCCAGGTCCTGGTGAACTACCTGAACGGGGAGAACGGTTCTCAGTACATCACAGTGCAGTCGATGGTAAAGTACGAGCTGGACAATGAACTTGTGGACCTGACCAAGAGAGGCAGCCATCCAGAGTCAGGCTGTCGCACTCTGCTCAGGCTGCACCGTGCACTCAGGTGGCTGGAGCTCTTCCTGGAACGCCTTCGCACCAGCACCGAGGACAGCAAGACGTCTGTCATGTGTGCAGAGTCGTACAATGAGTCCCTTGCCCTGCACCACCCATGGGTGGTCCGTAAGGCTGCGGGCATGGCATTCCTTGTGCTCCCTGGGCGCCCTGCTTTCTTCGAAGTGATGAATGTTGGCCCACCAGAGCAGGTTGTGGCCATGCTCGGGGAGGCCCTACCTCTTATCTCTGAGGTTTACCAGATCACTGAGGAACTTTATGCTCAACATCTCCTTCTGGACTTACCGTAG
- the LOC111562742 gene encoding lysophosphatidic acid receptor 6 gives MNNRTDGNCSAPPAEYQYYLFPAVYIPALIIGLPGNLAALFVFTFRVTPRTAFSIYISNLALADVIILCTLPFRIHYHLNSNNWVFGDVACRVTGILFFANIYMSICFMTCICVDRYMATVYPHTYLRLRSARCSLIVSVMLWFIAGVAILVFIVMGPLESNADDSAGHSCFENFAKKEWDTRLRPYSVLVLIFGSLVPSLIILVCYPLAARRIAMIGTKTAQKAVRVIYTILAITLLCFLPNHVVYLLHLLRRLEIIESCSAANAIYDARRATMALVVLNTCLDPVLYYITTSHFKWKRLKMTWLWGWVTRNRGVYIITVN, from the coding sequence ATGAATAACAGAACAGACGGCAACTGCAGTGCCCCACCAGCAGAGTATCAGTACTATCTTTTCCCAGCAGTCTACATCCCCGCTTTAATCATCGGTCTTCCGGGAAATCTGGCAGCCCTCTTCGTCTTCACCTTCAGGGTCACTCCTCGCACAGCCTTCAGCATCTACATCAGCAACCTGGCCCTGGCAGATGTCATCATCCTCTGCACGCTACCGTTTCGGATCCACTACCACCTCAACAGCAACAACTGGGTGTTCGGGGACGTCGCCTGCCGGGTCACTGGGATTCTTTTCTTTGCCAACATCTACATGAGCATCTGCTTCATGACTTGTATCTGTGTGGATCGCTACATGGCCACAGTGTATCCACATACTTACCTGAGGCTGCGGAGCGCCCGGTGCTCTCTGATTGTGAGTGTGATGCTCTGGTTCATCGCCGGAGTGGCCATTCTGGTCTTCATCGTCATGGGACCTCTGGAGAGCAACGCGGACGACTCTGCGGGCCACAGCTGCTTCGAGAACTTCGCCAAAAAAGAGTGGGACACACGTCTGAGGCCGTACAGCGTGTTGGTACTGATCTTCGGCTCCCTGGTGCCCTCTTTGATAATCCTGGTGTGCTACCCGCTGGCCGCGAGGCGCATTGCCATGATCGGGactaaaacagcacaaaaagcaGTGAGGGTCATTTACACCATCCTGGCCATCACACTGCTCTGCTTTCTGCCCAACCACGTAGTCTACCTGCTGCACCTCCTTCGACGGTTGGAGATCATAGAGAGCTGCTCCGCTGCCAACGCCATCTACGACGCCCGGCGGGCCACCATGGCGCTCGTTGTCCTCAACACATGTCTGGACCCCGTGCTGTACTACATCACCACCAGCCACTTCAAATGGAAGCGATTAAAGATGACATGGCTGTGGGGATGGGTGACCAGGAACAGGGGTGTCTATATCATTACAGTGAACTGA